A genomic stretch from Sphingorhabdus pulchriflava includes:
- a CDS encoding GNAT family N-acetyltransferase yields the protein MIIRLLTPADFDAVDIVHRAAFASTAFGHQGEADLVRHIHADGDALVSLVAEIDGQIVGHALFSRMEVEADGVPLRGAGLAPVGVLPDLHSGGVGSALIWRGLEMLHGQDIQISFVLGHPDYYPRFGYSAEAARPFASPFAGPHFMALLLDKSVRLPESGRARYAPAFGPER from the coding sequence ATGATCATCCGTCTGCTTACACCGGCCGATTTCGATGCGGTCGACATTGTGCATCGAGCGGCATTTGCCAGCACAGCCTTCGGTCATCAGGGGGAAGCAGATCTGGTCCGCCATATCCATGCCGATGGCGATGCGCTGGTTTCGCTGGTCGCCGAAATAGACGGTCAGATTGTCGGCCATGCTTTGTTCAGTCGCATGGAGGTTGAGGCTGACGGTGTGCCGTTGCGGGGAGCCGGGTTGGCACCGGTCGGGGTATTACCTGATCTGCACAGCGGCGGGGTCGGGTCGGCCTTGATCTGGCGCGGACTTGAGATGTTGCATGGGCAAGACATCCAGATCAGCTTCGTGCTTGGCCATCCGGACTATTATCCGCGCTTCGGCTATAGCGCAGAGGCCGCACGTCCCTTCGCCTCGCCCTTTGCCGGCCCGCATTTCATGGCGCTTTTACTGGACAAAAGCGTGCGACTTCCCGAAAGCGGCCGCGCACGCTATGCACCGGCTTTCGGGCCCGAGAGGTAA
- the fabI gene encoding enoyl-ACP reductase FabI: MTGLMAGKRGLIMGLANDKSLAWGIAQRLKAEGAELAISYQGEVMEKRVRPLAEQLGCDFLIDCDVSDMANLDAAFEKLAARWPTIDFVVHAIGFTNKDALRGKYFDVTLDDFLMTMNISVYSFTAVAKRAAAMMVPFDPETGKGGGSMLTLSYYGAEKVVPHYNVMGVAKAALEASVKYLANDVGPDGIRVNAISAGPIKTLAASGIGDFRYILKWNEYNSPLRRNVTIDDVGASALYFLSDLSAGVTGETHHVDAGYHTVGMKQEDAPDIALG, translated from the coding sequence ATGACCGGTTTGATGGCAGGAAAACGCGGCCTCATCATGGGCCTCGCCAATGACAAGTCGCTCGCATGGGGCATCGCGCAGCGGCTGAAGGCCGAAGGTGCCGAACTGGCGATCAGCTATCAGGGCGAAGTCATGGAAAAGCGCGTCCGCCCGCTCGCAGAGCAATTGGGCTGCGATTTCCTGATCGATTGCGATGTTTCGGACATGGCCAATCTCGACGCAGCGTTTGAAAAACTCGCGGCACGCTGGCCCACCATCGATTTCGTCGTCCATGCCATCGGCTTTACCAACAAGGATGCGCTGCGCGGCAAATATTTCGACGTCACGCTCGACGACTTCCTGATGACGATGAATATCAGCGTCTACAGCTTCACCGCCGTCGCCAAGCGGGCCGCGGCGATGATGGTGCCCTTCGACCCTGAAACCGGCAAGGGTGGCGGATCAATGCTGACGCTGAGCTATTATGGCGCCGAAAAGGTCGTGCCACATTATAATGTCATGGGCGTTGCCAAGGCGGCTCTCGAAGCCAGTGTGAAGTATCTAGCCAACGATGTCGGGCCCGATGGCATCCGCGTCAATGCAATTTCGGCGGGGCCGATCAAGACGCTCGCTGCATCGGGTATCGGCGATTTCCGCTACATCCTAAAGTGGAACGAATATAACTCGCCGCTGCGCCGCAATGTCACCATCGACGATGTCGGTGCCTCGGCGCTGTACTTCCTGTCAGATTTGTCAGCAGGCGTTACCGGCGAGACGCATCATGTCGATGCAGGCTACCATACGGTGGGCATGAAGCAGGAGGATGCTCCTGATATCGCGCTAGGCTGA
- the aroC gene encoding chorismate synthase produces MSFNTFGHVFRFTTWGESHGPALGAVVDGCPPGIALSEADIQPFLDKRRPGTSKFTTQRQEPDQVRILSGIFEGRTTGTPISLMIENVDQRSKDYSEVAKAYRPGHADYSYDAKYGFRDYRGGGRSSARETAARVAAGAVARAVIPEVEILAYVVEIGGDAIDRANFEKSQIDKNPFFCPDEAAAGRWEKLVDEARKAGSSLGAVVECVATGVPPGWGAPLYAKLDSELAAAMMGINAVKAVEIGAGFEAARFRGEQNADPMRPGTNQPVFLANNAGGIAGGISTGQPVVCRVGFKPTSSILTPVDTVTREGEATEIVTKGRHDPCVGIRGTPVVEAMMALVLADQKLLHRAQCG; encoded by the coding sequence ATGAGTTTCAACACGTTCGGCCATGTTTTCCGTTTCACCACCTGGGGCGAAAGCCACGGGCCGGCATTGGGCGCGGTGGTCGATGGCTGCCCTCCGGGGATAGCGCTCAGCGAAGCCGATATCCAACCCTTCCTCGACAAGCGCCGACCGGGCACGAGCAAATTCACCACACAGCGGCAAGAACCCGACCAGGTCCGCATCCTTTCCGGAATCTTCGAGGGCCGCACCACCGGCACGCCAATCAGCCTGATGATCGAGAATGTCGACCAGCGTTCAAAGGATTATTCGGAAGTCGCCAAGGCCTATCGCCCCGGCCATGCCGATTACAGCTATGATGCCAAATATGGCTTTCGCGACTATCGCGGCGGCGGGCGCAGCTCTGCGCGCGAGACTGCTGCGCGGGTTGCCGCAGGGGCTGTGGCGCGCGCGGTCATTCCTGAAGTCGAAATCCTCGCCTATGTCGTCGAAATCGGCGGCGATGCGATCGACCGCGCCAATTTCGAAAAGAGCCAGATCGACAAGAACCCGTTTTTCTGCCCTGACGAGGCGGCCGCCGGTCGCTGGGAGAAACTGGTCGATGAAGCGCGTAAGGCGGGGTCGTCGCTAGGCGCGGTGGTTGAATGCGTGGCAACCGGCGTCCCTCCCGGCTGGGGTGCGCCGCTCTATGCCAAGCTCGATAGCGAGCTTGCTGCAGCAATGATGGGTATCAATGCGGTCAAAGCCGTCGAGATCGGCGCGGGTTTCGAAGCCGCACGTTTTCGCGGCGAGCAAAATGCCGATCCGATGCGCCCCGGAACCAACCAGCCGGTCTTCCTTGCCAACAATGCTGGCGGCATTGCGGGTGGTATCTCGACTGGTCAGCCAGTTGTTTGCCGCGTCGGTTTCAAGCCGACCAGTTCGATTCTCACCCCGGTCGACACTGTGACCCGCGAGGGCGAGGCTACCGAGATCGTCACCAAGGGCCGCCACGACCCCTGCGTTGGCATTCGCGGCACCCCGGTTGTCGAAGCGATGATGGCGCTGGTTCTGGCGGACCAGAAACTGCTGCACCGCGCGCAGTGCGGTTAG